In Zymoseptoria tritici IPO323 chromosome 7, whole genome shotgun sequence, the genomic window GAATCTTCGTGCCTGGCAAACATTCGATCAAGGCCTGTAGATGGCGATATCTTGCAAGAGCCAACAACACTCCGATGCGTTCCAATTGGCAGTCCGAGGACCAAGGATCCCTTGTCCCGGAGTTGACGATTAGTAGACCAGTATATCGAACACTTGTAGGAAGCACTCATTCATATGCCGAATTCGTTCGTCGTTGATTCTCTGTCCTGCCTGCCGTTTCCCCGTGTGCCAATCCTGATAAATACAAAGACCGCCCATCACGAATACATCTCCGAGACTTTTTTTAGATGCCGTCCACTCGTTCAGGATCTCGTGGCGTGTCGAGCGTCACACTCTGCCACAGCATCGCCATTCCCTCGGCGCTCCTCAATCGATACACCTCCGCCGTCTATCCTCAGCCATGCTCCTTCTATGACACCACCGCCGTCTTGGTCTTCTTGGCGACAggcacctccgcctccgcgtCAGCCTGCTCGTCCAActctctcttctccttctcgccctTCAACTCCGCCTCGGCCTTGGCGAAtttcttctgctcctccgTGCTCATCTCCAACAGCGGCTTCTCCTTGTCCGCCGAGAGGTTGAAGTGGAACGTCTTGATAATGCTGTCCGCGTCGTCGATCGCAAGAGGACGCACGTCCGCCAACGCCTTGATCTTCAACGTCACGGACTTGATCTGAGCGTCAGTCATGTTGAAGCCAAGTTGCTCCGCCCGAGACTTGATGGCGTTCCAGCCGGTCAAACGGCTAGCGAAGTGCACGTATCGGGACATGCCAAAGTCCTGTGGGTTGATGATTTCGTAGGTGGAGGGGTTGTTGAGAATGGCTTTGGCGTGGATGCCGGCCTTGTGGGTGAAGGCACAGAAACCGGTAATGGGGTTGTTGAAGGGGACGTTGATCTCAACGGCCTCAGCGACGAGgtcctcgatctccttgatcttctccagCTTGTATTTGCCCTTGACGTAGGCGGGGTTGGCGACAATCATGCGAGCCATGAGGCCGCCCAGAGGAGTGATGCCGTTGCGCTCGCCAATACCAAGGACGGATGTGTCGATGTGGGTAGCTCCGGCTTCGAGGGCGCAGTAAGCGTTGGCGATGGCGCAGCCGGTATCGTCGTGGAAGTGAGTCTCGATGTCGCAGGAGACGACTCCGCGGAGGGTGCGGACGAGGTCGTACACTTGGCGAGGAGTGGCGCATCTGGTGAGATGTCAGTCCGAGTGCAATCACACATCTTCAGCACGTTGCAACCCACCCGACAGTATCCGCGATACCCACACGGTTCACGCCGACCTTGTCCACCGCGCTGTAGATGGTGAGAAGATCGACCAGATCACTTCGGAAAGAATCCTCCGAACTGAAGCGAATCTCCTTGCCTTGCGACTTGACGTATTCAATCACCTCAATCGCCGTGTTCTTGATATATGTCATATCTTTTCCATGGCTGTGCTGCATGAGGTGGCTGCTCGTGCCAATGACCACATCCACACCGTCCACCCCCGTCGCCACGGCCATCTTGGCGTCGCTCATATTACATCTTACGTGGGTGAGGATCTTGGCCTTCAATCCGAGCTTGCAGATGGCCTCGCAGTCGAGACGGGACTGCTCACTGGCGGCAGGTGAGGTCAACTCGATGTAGTCGACACCGAATTCGTCGAGAGCGCGGGCGATTTTGATCTTGGTCTcggtgtcgaagaaggcattGGCGAATTGCTCGCCCTCGCGGAGGGTGGACTCGATGATTTTGAAATTTGAGACGTTGCTGAGGAAGTCTTGCACGGGTGCGTAGGGGTTGGAGGATTGCGGGCGCGAGTCTTGGTTGGTCTTGATGGCTCtggaagggaggaggagaagtcagTGCTGTGAGGTCGTGCGGCGGTGCTGAATGATGAGGCGAGCGGTGAAGTGGAAGATGGGCGGAACATACTGGTAGCCGTCGTGGGTGCCGTTGGTGCCATTGACGCCGTTGGAGTGGCCATTGGCGTGACCATTGGTGGCCGGAGCATCATCTGGAGTCGGGCACATGTTTGCGGTGTGAGTGTGTCGGAATGCCGGTATCGGCTGGAGGTGAGAAAAAGTGTGACTGTCGCGGATTGAGGTGTGTAGAGGTGGTGTTGTGGTTGAGAGTGGAAGGAGGACAATTGTCGATATGATATATGGCAGTGAGGTCAAGGATgtgtgagagagagaggagtcAGAGGTGTGAGTCGTAATTGAGGACTGTCGACTGAGAGAAAGGCTTGTGCTCTCTGGAGTGAGTGAGCGAGGGAAACCTCAGGTAGAATAAGGTTCTCTTGGTGTCGGGAGTGCTCCGAGTGCGCTCGCAGCTGATGACGACGGAGGAAATTGTGCTGCGAAAGAGACACATGTCAATCCACCGTGGACTCTGCACTGATTCA contains:
- a CDS encoding homocitrate synthase — encoded protein: MCPTPDDAPATNGHANGHSNGVNGTNGTHDGYQAIKTNQDSRPQSSNPYAPVQDFLSNVSNFKIIESTLREGEQFANAFFDTETKIKIARALDEFGVDYIELTSPAASEQSRLDCEAICKLGLKAKILTHVRCNMSDAKMAVATGVDGVDVVIGTSSHLMQHSHGKDMTYIKNTAIEVIEYVKSQGKEIRFSSEDSFRSDLVDLLTIYSAVDKVGVNRVGIADTVGCATPRQVYDLVRTLRGVVSCDIETHFHDDTGCAIANAYCALEAGATHIDTSVLGIGERNGITPLGGLMARMIVANPAYVKGKYKLEKIKEIEDLVAEAVEINVPFNNPITGFCAFTHKAGIHAKAILNNPSTYEIINPQDFGMSRYVHFASRLTGWNAIKSRAEQLGFNMTDAQIKSVTLKIKALADVRPLAIDDADSIIKTFHFNLSADKEKPLLEMSTEEQKKFAKAEAELKGEKEKRELDEQADAEAEVPVAKKTKTAVVS